From the Paenibacillus sp. FSL H8-0548 genome, one window contains:
- a CDS encoding carbohydrate ABC transporter permease yields MKLKDQIIKTMMYATGLLVAVVALFPLAWMVISGFKAKTEVLSTPFRFFPKDWMFSNYSSILEDPMFLKSMLVTFTGAVIFAVLSLIINSMAAYVFARLEFRFKRTLWVFVILTMFVPGMAILLTSFIVVTKMHMLDTMAVLILPGVASAGHMFFIRQFYLNIPLALEEAAFIDGANRWKIFTSIFFPMSYPVFVIVGIGSYLGYWNSFVWPTMTITNVDMFQIMQFLNTFRSERSTEMGLLMAGSTLAAIPTIILFLIFQKYIIKGIKISGLK; encoded by the coding sequence ATGAAATTAAAGGATCAGATCATAAAAACGATGATGTACGCAACCGGATTGCTTGTGGCGGTTGTCGCATTGTTTCCGCTTGCCTGGATGGTAATCTCCGGTTTTAAGGCGAAAACAGAGGTTTTGTCGACACCATTTCGATTTTTCCCAAAGGATTGGATGTTTTCCAATTACAGCTCAATTCTGGAAGACCCAATGTTTCTCAAATCGATGCTAGTAACATTCACAGGGGCGGTAATCTTTGCTGTATTAAGCCTAATTATTAATTCCATGGCAGCGTATGTGTTTGCCAGGCTGGAATTCCGCTTTAAACGAACGTTATGGGTATTTGTCATCTTAACCATGTTCGTTCCCGGTATGGCTATTTTACTTACCTCCTTTATCGTTGTCACGAAGATGCACATGCTGGACACGATGGCAGTTCTTATACTTCCTGGCGTTGCCTCAGCAGGCCATATGTTCTTTATCCGGCAATTTTATTTGAATATCCCGCTCGCATTGGAGGAGGCTGCGTTTATAGACGGCGCTAATCGTTGGAAAATATTTACGAGTATTTTTTTTCCGATGTCCTATCCGGTATTCGTTATCGTCGGCATTGGCTCTTATCTGGGCTATTGGAATTCTTTTGTATGGCCGACTATGACGATTACGAATGTCGACATGTTTCAAATTATGCAATTTTTGAATACGTTCCGCTCCGAGCGGTCAACGGAGATGGGTCTCTTGATGGCAGGCTCTACGCTCGCAGCTATACCGACCATCATCTTGTTCCTTATTTTCCAAAAGTACATCATCAAGGGAATAAAAATTTCCGGATTAAAGTAA
- a CDS encoding sugar ABC transporter permease: MKKKTRLDNVTAFTMLIPIVVLLTIFVVIPFIYALYVSFYDWSFYQDSEFVGWSNFSNVLSDPLFMMSIETGLKFALFVVPAQMILAFFFAHVIRGMGTKLSGFIKTSIYIPTIISGIIASIIFVFIYDYNAGLANVIVNMFGVENQAWLADAKTALGSIAIPAVWLGFGITSLIMLAGLLDIPESYYEAADLEGAGSWTKMVYITIPLMKNVVLYLLIVGFTGAIQQFELPLVMTGGGPLNETTTPNLYIFNHFRNDLLVGHSIASALLLFVVLGSISAIIFKVLNSEKAVDG; the protein is encoded by the coding sequence ATGAAGAAGAAAACACGGCTCGACAATGTGACCGCATTTACGATGCTGATTCCTATCGTAGTGCTGCTGACTATATTTGTCGTCATCCCGTTTATTTATGCGCTCTACGTCAGCTTTTACGACTGGAGCTTCTATCAGGATTCCGAATTTGTAGGTTGGAGCAATTTCTCTAATGTGCTTTCCGATCCTTTGTTTATGATGTCCATCGAAACGGGCTTGAAATTTGCTTTGTTTGTTGTCCCGGCCCAAATGATTCTTGCATTCTTTTTTGCGCATGTCATTAGAGGGATGGGGACGAAGCTATCCGGCTTCATCAAAACCTCGATCTATATCCCGACCATTATTTCCGGTATTATTGCGTCTATTATTTTTGTGTTTATTTACGACTATAACGCAGGTCTTGCCAACGTCATCGTCAATATGTTCGGCGTTGAGAATCAAGCTTGGCTTGCCGATGCCAAGACAGCGCTCGGAAGCATTGCGATTCCCGCGGTATGGCTCGGCTTCGGCATTACATCGCTGATCATGCTTGCGGGCCTGCTCGATATCCCCGAGAGCTATTATGAGGCTGCGGATCTCGAAGGTGCTGGCTCCTGGACCAAAATGGTCTACATTACGATTCCATTAATGAAAAATGTCGTTCTGTATTTATTGATCGTTGGGTTTACGGGAGCCATTCAGCAGTTCGAGCTGCCGCTCGTTATGACCGGCGGAGGGCCGCTTAATGAAACGACGACACCGAATTTATACATCTTCAACCATTTCCGCAACGACTTGCTGGTTGGCCATTCCATTGCCTCTGCTCTCCTGTTGTTCGTTGTACTTGGCAGCATATCTGCCATTATTTTTAAAGTGCTCAATTCAGAAAAAGCGGTTGACGGTTAG
- a CDS encoding extracellular solute-binding protein, with protein sequence MQVYRGKIVTSILAVVILLTLVLSGCGNGNTNAGNTGKTDNEGGTNSQAGNDNTGEKPAEKVTIEFWAQKFEDTTDAWFKKWTDEFNKTHDNIQVKLQIVPGDAWAQKLKAAQAAGKAPDLMTMSYSGIAPAAKIGQIKPLNDLMDPAVFDDLYENIKEFVTVGDQFYAYPKLVEPSAVLYYRKDLFEAAGLDPEKPPVTWTELIEYGKKLTQKGVFGLSTAQTAPDLGWSSWGLQYNAAGHLPVTDDWSKADVMNDGYKELLNYYKTLYQDGIIPKQQLAGYADATPFGEGKLAMTISGSWSIGLFRNDFKDMLDKIGVAPMPSIDGDPTKPTATLGGWTLVVDGKSKQPEAAAKYIEYLLAGDPGIMIDFFKTSQFSKFSPRKSVDEAMAQDPAASSDEWRRLIAEKVIPFAQAEPNYPWDISIAFATAIESAMKGEDVDKALAKAEKTINDFIAKQSLAGTNPK encoded by the coding sequence ATGCAGGTTTATCGGGGGAAGATCGTAACGTCAATTCTAGCGGTTGTTATTTTGCTCACACTCGTCTTATCGGGCTGCGGGAATGGAAACACGAATGCTGGGAACACGGGCAAAACAGACAATGAAGGCGGCACAAATTCACAGGCAGGCAACGACAACACGGGGGAGAAACCGGCTGAGAAAGTAACGATCGAATTCTGGGCACAGAAGTTCGAGGATACAACGGACGCTTGGTTCAAAAAGTGGACGGACGAATTCAACAAAACGCATGACAATATTCAGGTAAAGCTGCAAATCGTTCCAGGGGATGCCTGGGCACAAAAGTTGAAAGCAGCGCAGGCTGCGGGCAAAGCACCTGATTTGATGACGATGAGCTACTCGGGAATCGCTCCTGCTGCAAAAATTGGTCAAATCAAGCCATTAAACGACTTGATGGATCCGGCTGTATTCGATGACCTCTATGAAAATATCAAGGAATTCGTTACCGTTGGGGATCAATTTTATGCATATCCGAAGCTGGTAGAGCCCTCCGCTGTATTGTACTATCGCAAAGACTTGTTCGAAGCGGCCGGTCTTGATCCAGAGAAACCGCCAGTTACTTGGACAGAGCTGATCGAATACGGCAAAAAACTGACACAAAAAGGAGTTTTCGGCCTATCCACCGCGCAAACGGCTCCGGATTTGGGCTGGTCGAGCTGGGGCTTGCAATACAATGCTGCTGGACATTTGCCTGTTACGGACGATTGGTCCAAAGCGGATGTGATGAATGATGGCTACAAAGAGCTGCTTAACTACTATAAAACGCTCTACCAAGACGGAATCATCCCGAAGCAGCAGCTTGCGGGTTACGCCGATGCAACTCCGTTCGGCGAAGGGAAGCTGGCGATGACGATCAGCGGCTCCTGGTCGATCGGCTTGTTCCGCAACGACTTTAAAGACATGCTGGACAAAATCGGAGTAGCGCCAATGCCGTCCATTGATGGTGATCCAACAAAACCGACAGCGACGTTAGGCGGCTGGACGCTTGTTGTTGACGGTAAATCGAAGCAGCCAGAAGCTGCTGCCAAGTACATTGAGTATTTGCTCGCAGGTGACCCGGGCATTATGATCGACTTCTTCAAAACGAGCCAATTCTCCAAATTCTCGCCGCGCAAATCGGTGGACGAGGCGATGGCTCAGGATCCGGCAGCCTCAAGCGATGAATGGCGCAGGCTGATTGCCGAGAAGGTCATTCCTTTCGCACAAGCTGAGCCGAACTACCCTTGGGATATCAGCATCGCGTTTGCGACTGCTATCGAGTCTGCGATGAAAGGCGAGGATGTCGATAAAGCGCTTGCCAAAGCAGAGAAAACGATTAACGACTTTATCGCGAAACAAAGCTTAGCAGGTACGAATCCGAAATAA
- a CDS encoding DUF4185 domain-containing protein, with the protein MMKLRKAMTASLMIVCLLLVSCRNGDAQIADRMLDGSNKAFRLKSVTGLQQVAQLTGKESMNGTDRYAVSGTDLGSMFQAGDRTYFVFGDTFGDRSDGSTGAGGSFWRSNTLAYSTDIDPSDGITFDGMITDEIGLAKELLPSKKNDFDEMTKIPTHGLYANDVMYLYYMSVNHWGDPGQWDANYSSIAKSTNDGKDWTLLDEVKWPGDSSFIQVSPFKMPNGKDHSDIYFWCIPSGRFGGVKLMKVNEAAIEDINSYDYFAGIDKTGEPVWSKAIAEAQLVVDDRAGELSVIWNPYLDSWIMTYLEEGEGVVLREGVTPWGPWSETTLLVSSTEYPGLYGPYMNPQYMEDGGSTIYFTLSLWEPYNVFWYKATLHK; encoded by the coding sequence ATGATGAAGCTGCGTAAAGCGATGACGGCAAGTTTAATGATCGTCTGCTTGCTGCTGGTTTCCTGCCGTAACGGCGATGCTCAGATTGCGGATCGGATGCTGGACGGGAGTAACAAAGCCTTTCGGTTGAAGAGCGTGACAGGGCTTCAGCAGGTCGCACAATTAACGGGAAAAGAATCGATGAACGGAACCGACCGCTATGCGGTATCGGGAACCGATCTTGGTTCCATGTTTCAAGCGGGCGACAGAACCTATTTCGTATTCGGCGACACCTTCGGCGATCGGTCGGATGGCTCGACAGGCGCCGGAGGCAGCTTCTGGCGGTCCAATACTTTAGCTTATTCTACCGATATCGACCCGTCGGACGGCATTACGTTCGACGGGATGATAACCGATGAGATTGGACTGGCGAAAGAGCTGCTGCCCTCTAAAAAAAACGATTTTGACGAAATGACGAAAATCCCTACTCACGGCCTGTACGCAAATGACGTTATGTATTTGTACTACATGTCGGTCAACCATTGGGGAGATCCAGGTCAATGGGATGCCAATTACAGCAGTATTGCAAAATCAACGAATGATGGGAAAGATTGGACGCTGCTGGACGAGGTGAAATGGCCGGGAGACAGCAGCTTCATTCAGGTCAGTCCCTTTAAGATGCCAAACGGCAAGGATCACTCTGATATTTACTTTTGGTGTATTCCTTCCGGTCGCTTCGGAGGCGTTAAGCTGATGAAAGTGAACGAGGCCGCTATCGAAGATATAAACAGCTACGATTATTTTGCGGGAATAGATAAAACAGGAGAGCCCGTATGGAGCAAAGCCATCGCTGAAGCCCAACTCGTAGTAGATGACAGGGCCGGAGAGCTTTCCGTCATATGGAATCCTTACCTCGACAGCTGGATCATGACTTATTTGGAGGAAGGTGAGGGCGTCGTCTTGCGCGAAGGCGTGACGCCATGGGGCCCATGGAGCGAAACGACCTTGCTGGTTTCATCAACGGAGTATCCAGGCCTTTATGGTCCTTATATGAATCCTCAATATATGGAAGATGGCGGGAGCACCATTTATTTCACTTTATCGCTATGGGAGCCGTACAACGTTTTCTGGTATAAAGCGACGCTTCATAAATGA
- a CDS encoding glycoside hydrolase family 172 protein: MEIQQSIQSLSQVRPGKRKRESSYDRTGGNKDYYTINPGDKTDICMVKGAGAITHIWMTMATDGPQEEALLPRKIVLRMYWDGETEPSVEAPIGDFFGLGHGITKNYESACLMMSPEDGKALNSFFRMPYAIDARIEIESEADHPIKFYFYIDYEAYDKLPENELRFHAQWLRECPTDGIDDTSVDNAFFEFGGKNTTGDGNYVILEAKGKGHYVGVNFNVHNLRETREWNWYGEGDDMIFIDGEPWPPTLHGTGMEDYFNTAWCPQQEVCTPYHGLILGGGPNWSGKISTYRYHILDPIMFDQSIKVTIEHGHNNHRSDDISSTAYWYQTEPHQAFKPMPNIEGRLPITDTKPFNDQSLKEIFKHANP; encoded by the coding sequence ATGGAAATTCAACAATCGATCCAATCGCTTAGCCAAGTGAGACCAGGAAAACGAAAAAGGGAGTCCAGTTACGATCGTACGGGAGGAAACAAAGACTACTATACAATTAATCCAGGCGATAAAACGGACATTTGTATGGTCAAGGGTGCGGGGGCAATTACCCACATCTGGATGACGATGGCGACAGACGGTCCTCAGGAAGAGGCGCTTCTGCCAAGAAAGATCGTGCTTCGCATGTATTGGGACGGAGAAACCGAGCCTAGCGTAGAAGCGCCGATCGGAGATTTCTTCGGACTTGGGCATGGAATTACGAAAAACTATGAGTCGGCTTGTCTTATGATGAGTCCAGAAGACGGCAAAGCGCTTAACAGCTTTTTCCGTATGCCATATGCAATCGATGCCAGAATCGAAATTGAGAGCGAAGCGGATCATCCTATCAAATTTTACTTTTATATCGATTATGAGGCGTATGACAAGCTGCCGGAAAACGAGCTGCGTTTCCATGCTCAGTGGCTCCGGGAATGTCCGACGGATGGCATTGACGATACGAGCGTAGATAATGCTTTCTTTGAATTCGGCGGTAAAAATACGACGGGAGACGGCAATTACGTCATTCTTGAAGCCAAGGGCAAGGGACATTATGTTGGCGTAAACTTCAATGTCCACAATCTGAGAGAAACGAGAGAGTGGAACTGGTACGGAGAAGGAGATGACATGATCTTCATCGACGGGGAGCCTTGGCCGCCAACGCTGCACGGAACGGGGATGGAAGACTACTTTAATACGGCATGGTGCCCGCAGCAGGAAGTATGCACGCCGTATCACGGCCTTATCCTTGGCGGAGGACCGAATTGGAGCGGCAAAATCTCCACCTACCGCTATCATATTCTTGATCCGATCATGTTTGACCAAAGCATTAAAGTGACCATCGAGCATGGCCACAACAATCATCGAAGCGACGATATTTCGTCGACAGCTTACTGGTATCAAACAGAGCCGCATCAAGCTTTCAAGCCGATGCCGAACATAGAAGGCCGCCTTCCGATAACGGATACGAAACCCTTTAATGATCAAAGCCTGAAAGAAATATTCAAGCACGCCAATCCATAA
- a CDS encoding ribulokinase: protein MYAKYVIGVDYGTESGRALLVDVSDGTEIASHVTPYPHGVMDEKLPGGTSLEPDWALQHPDDYIEVLRRSVPEVLREAGVHPADVIGIGIDFTACTMMPLDEKGRPLCLKPEWSSNPHSWVKLWKHHAAQQEASLLNRIAIERGESFLPRYGGKLSSEWMLAKIWQILNEAPKVYEQTDLFMEAADWVVMQMTGSLVRNSCTAGYKAVWHKEQGYPSNEFFAALDPRLETLTKTKLRGRIAALGTKAGELNAEMAEIMGLRAGIAVAVGNVDAHAAVPAVGVVTPGKLVMAMGTSICHLLLSDMEVNVEGICGVVEDGIVPGYYGYEAGQSAAGDIFGWYVDEVVPEYVRETAREEDTGVHQWLERRAAAYQPGEIGLLALDWWNGNRSVLVDAELSGLIVGLTLQTKPEEIYRALLESTAFGTRRIIEAFHLNGVEVQELYACGGLPQRNRLLMQIYADVTGREIKIADSTQTAALGAAMFAAVAAGAEAYGYATIVEAAEKMARVREETFKPIPEHEAIYEALYQGYLSLHDYFGRGGNDVMRTLKAMKHSSI from the coding sequence ATGTATGCCAAATATGTAATCGGCGTCGATTATGGCACTGAATCGGGAAGGGCATTGCTGGTTGACGTTTCGGATGGGACGGAAATCGCATCGCATGTTACACCGTATCCGCATGGCGTAATGGATGAAAAACTGCCAGGCGGAACGTCGCTCGAGCCTGACTGGGCGCTGCAGCATCCCGATGACTATATAGAGGTGTTGAGACGCTCTGTACCGGAGGTGCTGCGCGAGGCGGGCGTTCATCCTGCGGATGTCATCGGTATCGGTATCGACTTCACGGCTTGTACGATGATGCCGCTTGATGAGAAAGGCCGGCCGCTATGTCTGAAGCCAGAGTGGAGCAGCAATCCGCATAGCTGGGTGAAGCTTTGGAAGCATCATGCAGCCCAGCAAGAAGCGAGTCTTTTGAACCGGATTGCAATAGAGCGCGGGGAAAGCTTCCTGCCTCGCTATGGAGGGAAATTGTCCTCGGAATGGATGCTCGCTAAAATATGGCAAATATTGAATGAAGCACCCAAGGTGTATGAGCAGACGGATTTGTTTATGGAAGCGGCGGATTGGGTCGTCATGCAAATGACGGGCAGCCTCGTAAGGAACAGCTGTACGGCAGGATACAAAGCGGTATGGCATAAGGAACAAGGCTATCCGTCGAATGAGTTTTTTGCAGCGCTGGATCCGCGGCTGGAGACGCTCACCAAGACGAAGCTTCGCGGGCGAATCGCTGCGCTGGGAACGAAAGCGGGCGAGTTAAATGCCGAAATGGCGGAAATCATGGGCTTGCGCGCCGGCATCGCGGTTGCGGTAGGCAATGTCGACGCCCATGCAGCTGTACCGGCGGTAGGCGTTGTGACGCCGGGAAAACTAGTCATGGCGATGGGCACGTCCATCTGTCACCTATTGCTCAGCGACATGGAAGTAAATGTTGAAGGCATTTGCGGCGTCGTAGAAGACGGCATCGTACCGGGCTATTACGGCTACGAAGCTGGTCAATCCGCAGCAGGCGACATTTTCGGGTGGTATGTAGATGAGGTAGTGCCGGAATATGTACGGGAAACCGCACGGGAAGAAGATACTGGCGTTCATCAATGGTTGGAACGCAGGGCGGCTGCGTATCAGCCGGGAGAAATCGGTTTGCTTGCGCTGGACTGGTGGAACGGCAATCGTTCGGTGCTTGTGGACGCGGAATTATCTGGCCTGATTGTCGGACTGACACTGCAGACGAAGCCGGAAGAAATTTATAGGGCACTGCTCGAATCGACCGCATTCGGAACGAGACGAATCATTGAAGCGTTCCATCTGAACGGCGTCGAGGTTCAAGAGCTGTACGCCTGCGGAGGTCTGCCGCAGCGCAATCGACTGCTTATGCAAATTTATGCGGATGTTACGGGCCGGGAAATTAAAATCGCTGATTCGACGCAAACGGCGGCGCTTGGAGCGGCCATGTTCGCAGCGGTAGCGGCGGGAGCTGAGGCTTATGGCTATGCGACTATCGTTGAAGCGGCGGAGAAGATGGCGCGTGTAAGAGAGGAAACGTTCAAACCTATTCCGGAGCATGAGGCAATATATGAGGCGCTTTATCAAGGCTATCTGAGCCTGCATGATTATTTCGGACGGGGCGGCAACGACGTTATGAGAACGCTCAAGGCAATGAAACACAGCTCGATTTAA
- a CDS encoding L-fucose isomerase yields the protein MSNAQIINRLQGQLPKIGIRPIIDGRRGGIRESLEDVTMDMAKAAAAFLTENVRHSCGMPVECVIADTTIGGVAEAARADQKFATAGVGLTISVTPSWCYPTETMDTDPTRPKAIWGFNGTERPGAVYLAAALSAHNQKGLPAFSIYGRDVQDIGDTTITPDVQEKLLQFARAGLAVATMRGKSYLSMGSVSMGIAGCIVDESFFQKYLGIRNEYVDMTEFVRRIELGIYDHEEFELALAWTKENCKEGIEVKPEHLIRTGEQKEKDWETVVKMALIGRDLMIGNPKLNELGYGEEALGHNAIAAGFQGQRAWTDYFPTGDFMEAMLSTSFDWNGIREPFMLATENDTLNGITMLFGHLLTNAAQIFADVRTYWSPESVRRVTGHELTGRAANGIIHLINSGPAALDGTGRQTRNGEPVMKPFWEITEDEVKSCLEATEWCPAVDFFRGGGYSTDFTTRAGMPVTMARINLIAGLGPVLQIAEGYTVELPDDVHSKLDERSNQTWPTTWFAPNLTGEGLFKDVYTVMNKWGSNHGAVSYGHIGSDLITLASMLRIPVSMHNVPEEKIFRPSAWSAFGEMEPVGADYRACQNFGPLYR from the coding sequence ATGTCAAACGCGCAAATCATTAATCGACTGCAGGGCCAATTGCCAAAAATCGGCATCCGTCCCATTATTGACGGACGAAGAGGAGGCATACGCGAATCGCTGGAAGACGTAACGATGGATATGGCGAAAGCTGCAGCAGCCTTCCTTACTGAAAATGTTAGACATAGCTGCGGGATGCCCGTTGAATGCGTCATTGCAGACACCACGATCGGCGGCGTAGCCGAAGCAGCACGTGCAGATCAGAAATTCGCTACCGCTGGCGTTGGACTTACGATTTCCGTTACCCCATCCTGGTGCTACCCGACAGAAACGATGGATACCGATCCGACTAGGCCGAAAGCGATCTGGGGCTTTAATGGAACGGAGAGACCAGGCGCCGTTTATTTGGCGGCGGCGCTTTCCGCGCATAACCAGAAAGGACTTCCCGCTTTCAGCATCTATGGCCGTGACGTGCAGGATATTGGCGATACTACCATTACGCCAGACGTTCAGGAGAAGCTGCTGCAGTTTGCTCGGGCCGGCCTCGCCGTGGCGACGATGCGAGGCAAATCATATTTGTCGATGGGTTCCGTCTCGATGGGCATCGCAGGCTGTATCGTTGACGAGTCGTTTTTCCAGAAATACTTGGGCATCCGCAACGAGTACGTCGATATGACGGAGTTTGTAAGGCGGATAGAGCTTGGTATTTACGACCACGAGGAATTTGAGCTGGCACTGGCATGGACGAAGGAAAATTGCAAGGAAGGCATCGAAGTGAAGCCGGAGCATCTGATACGGACGGGCGAGCAGAAGGAGAAGGACTGGGAAACCGTTGTCAAAATGGCCCTGATCGGGCGCGATTTGATGATCGGCAATCCGAAGCTGAATGAACTCGGATACGGTGAAGAGGCGCTCGGCCACAATGCGATCGCAGCAGGCTTTCAAGGTCAGCGTGCCTGGACGGATTACTTCCCTACCGGTGATTTCATGGAAGCTATGCTCTCAACCTCCTTTGATTGGAATGGCATTCGTGAGCCGTTTATGCTGGCGACGGAGAATGATACGCTTAATGGCATTACGATGCTGTTTGGCCATTTACTTACGAATGCGGCTCAAATTTTCGCCGATGTTCGTACATATTGGAGTCCGGAATCGGTGAGACGCGTTACCGGTCATGAGCTGACAGGCCGTGCGGCGAATGGGATTATCCATCTGATCAATTCCGGACCTGCTGCCCTGGACGGTACCGGCCGTCAGACACGCAATGGTGAGCCGGTGATGAAACCATTCTGGGAAATAACCGAGGATGAAGTAAAAAGCTGCCTGGAAGCTACGGAATGGTGCCCAGCGGTAGACTTCTTTCGCGGCGGAGGTTACTCCACCGATTTCACGACCCGTGCTGGCATGCCCGTGACAATGGCTCGCATTAATCTGATCGCAGGACTTGGTCCCGTGCTTCAAATCGCAGAGGGTTACACGGTTGAGCTGCCGGATGATGTGCACAGCAAGCTGGATGAGCGGAGCAACCAGACCTGGCCAACCACGTGGTTTGCGCCGAATCTGACAGGAGAGGGCCTATTCAAGGATGTATACACGGTGATGAACAAATGGGGCTCCAACCACGGCGCTGTGAGCTACGGACACATCGGCAGTGATCTGATTACGCTGGCATCCATGCTGCGTATTCCCGTTTCCATGCATAACGTTCCGGAAGAGAAAATATTTCGACCAAGCGCTTGGTCGGCATTTGGCGAGATGGAACCGGTCGGGGCCGATTACCGAGCATGCCAAAACTTCGGCCCGCTATATCGATAA
- a CDS encoding LacI family DNA-binding transcriptional regulator, whose translation MLKATIKQVAAEAEVSTATVSRVLNCSLKVSDEARLRVNEAIAKLHYEPSAIARSLKQDKTYMIGIIVPDITNPYFMEISKGIEDTVGQCGFQLMFCSSDENNDKEGRLLQLLNEKRVDAVVIATAGGNGAKIASMSRSGLPVVLIDRSLEGGEDLESLDLVAENNAEGAFMLTKRLLEDGHTALGVVNGPSSVSTGRERLEGVLRAMREWGIEEPLHIYNGDFTIQGGIRAVRRFWQAEHKPTAIISLNNRMTFGVLLELVRSGLNIPSDVAIASFGEVEAGQLLKRPKLYYIDQQPYVMGRRTGELLLSRINKQDDRVYPHLERFSHQIKCIQ comes from the coding sequence TTGTTGAAAGCAACGATCAAACAAGTAGCTGCCGAAGCGGAAGTTTCCACGGCAACCGTATCCCGTGTTCTGAACTGCAGTCTAAAAGTAAGCGATGAAGCGAGGCTCCGCGTGAACGAGGCGATCGCCAAGCTGCACTATGAGCCGAGCGCTATTGCAAGAAGCTTGAAGCAGGACAAAACGTACATGATTGGCATTATCGTTCCAGATATTACGAACCCGTACTTTATGGAAATATCGAAGGGTATCGAGGATACCGTCGGTCAATGCGGCTTTCAGCTGATGTTCTGCAGCTCTGATGAGAATAACGACAAAGAGGGAAGACTTCTTCAGCTGTTGAACGAGAAGCGGGTAGACGCCGTCGTCATTGCGACTGCAGGCGGTAATGGAGCCAAAATCGCAAGTATGTCTCGCTCCGGGCTGCCGGTCGTGCTGATTGACCGCAGTTTGGAAGGCGGAGAGGATTTGGAGAGTCTGGATCTGGTTGCGGAGAACAATGCGGAAGGTGCCTTTATGCTGACCAAGCGTCTGCTGGAGGACGGGCACACGGCTCTAGGTGTCGTAAACGGACCGTCGTCGGTAAGCACGGGACGCGAGCGACTTGAGGGTGTACTGCGAGCCATGCGGGAATGGGGAATCGAGGAGCCGCTTCACATATACAATGGTGATTTCACCATACAAGGAGGAATTCGTGCTGTTCGGCGGTTCTGGCAAGCCGAGCACAAGCCGACAGCGATCATCTCGCTTAACAATCGGATGACTTTCGGCGTTTTACTTGAGCTTGTGCGAAGCGGCCTTAATATTCCAAGCGATGTGGCCATCGCCTCCTTCGGCGAAGTTGAAGCGGGTCAGCTTCTAAAGAGGCCCAAGCTTTATTATATAGATCAACAACCCTACGTCATGGGAAGGAGAACGGGGGAGCTTCTTCTCAGCCGGATAAACAAACAAGATGACAGAGTATACCCTCATTTGGAGCGATTCAGCCATCAAATCAAATGTATTCAATAA